A genomic window from Diospyros lotus cultivar Yz01 chromosome 2, ASM1463336v1, whole genome shotgun sequence includes:
- the LOC127795818 gene encoding 60S ribosomal protein L7-4-like codes for MAEAQTKEGPFVPESVLKKQKRNEEWALKKKEELAVVKKKNAVNRKLSYNRAKLYAKGYEEQQKELVRLKREARMKGGFYVDPEAKLLFIIRIRGINAMHPKTRKILQLLRLRQIFNGVFLKVNKATMNMLHRVEPYVTYGYPNLKSVRELIYKRGFGKLNKQRIALTDNSIIEQGLRNHGIICIEDLIHEIMTVGPHFKEANNFLWPFKLKAPLGGLKKKRNHYIEGGDAGNREDYINELIRRMN; via the exons ATGGCCGAAGCACAAACAAAGGAAGGGCCTTTTGTTCCGGAGTCAGTTTTGAAGAAGCAGAAGAGGAACGAGGAATGGGCTCTTAAGAAGAAGGAAGAGCTCGCAgttgtgaagaagaagaacgcTGTGAACAGGAAGCTGAGCTATAACAGAGCCAAGCTATATGCAAAGGGGTATGAGGAGCAG CAAAAGGAGCTAGTTCGGTTGAAGCGTGAAGCAAGAATGAAAGGGGGCTTCTATGTTGATCCTGAAGCTAAGCTTTTGTTCATAATTCGTATTAGAGG TATAAACGCCATGCACCCAAAGACAAGGAAGATATTGCAGCTCTTGCGTCTGAGGCAG ATTTTCAATGGTGTATTCCTTAAAGTAAACAAAGCTACCATGAACATGCTGCATAGGGTTGAACCTTACGTGACCTATGG TTACCCTAATTTGAAGAGTGTGAGGGAATTGATTTACAAAAGGGGTTTTGGCAAGCTAAACAAACAGCGGATTGCCTTGACTGACAATTCAATCATTGAGCAG GGTTTGAGAAACCATGGAATTATATGCATTGAAGATCTTATCCATGAGATCATGACAGTTGGGCCTCACTTTAAGGAGGCTAACAACTTCCTTTGGCCTTTCAAACTGAAGGCACCTTTGGGTggtctaaaaaagaaaagaaaccacTATATTGAAGGAGGAGACGCAGGGAATCGTGA